The Lycium ferocissimum isolate CSIRO_LF1 chromosome 8, AGI_CSIRO_Lferr_CH_V1, whole genome shotgun sequence DNA segment ACCAAATACTGAAGCCCGTTCATTTTTCCCTGATCAGAATCTGATTAGTAATCTCCGAGTTAGTGATAGTTTAGTCGACAGCAATGTTGGCATCAGTCAATTTCAATCTGATGTGGAACCAAATGCTTTTGTCCCATCGACTGCAGATGATGCCTTTCACGAGgattatgatttcagtgatgtgGTGCTTAAGTATATAAATCAAATGCTTATGGAAGAGGacattgaagaaaagaattgcATGTTTCAAGAGCCTGCAGCTCTTCAAGCTGCAGAAAGATTGTTTTATGATCTTATCGGACAGAAGTACCCTCCCCAAAATCACGAGAAACCATCCAATTTAGGTCAGAATGGACATTATACTGACCATAGCAGTTTTTCCTATAGTGAATATGATGGTAGTGATGACGTGTCACATGTGCCTCATGTTACTGATGGTGTTGCTTTGCATTCAACTTCTCGGTCATCCTATAGTTCGTCTGGCAATTTAGGTCAACATGGACATTATACTGCGGACCATAGCAGTTTTTACTGTAGCAGAAATGATGGTCGTAGTGATGGCTTATTATGCCCAAATTGGAATCTTGATCTCGGTGAGGATGATGTGTCACATGTTTCCGATGATGTTGCTTTGCATTCAACTTCTCGGTCGTCCTACAGTTCGTCAGGTACTATCACGGATGTGCATGTGGATTCTCCTGTGATCACAGAAAGGGTTCCCGACATATTTAGCGACAGAGAGTCTATTATGCAGTTTAAGAAAGGGGTGGAGGAGGCAAGTAAGTTCCTTCCTACGGGCAATAGCTTGCTTGCTGATGTGAGATATAATGTAGCGGGAAAGGAGCAGTATGAAGAGAGAAAAGATGCAGTACTAAAGTATGGGCAAAAACAATCTCCCGAAAGGTCGAGAGGGAAGAAAAATACCCTTCATGAAGATGTAGTAGATTCAACAGAAGGGAAAAATAACAAGCAATCTGCAGTGTTTTCTGAATCAATTGTTCGATCAGAAATGTTTGATAGCGTGCTCTTATGCAATGCAGGAAAAAATGAATCTGCTCTTCGTGAGACCTTTCAGGCTATATCAAGGCAAAATGCATTAGAGAATGGCCCTTCAAAGGGATCTAATGGCAAGAAGttacaaggaaagaaaaaaaggggtaaAAGAGATGTAGTAGACTTGAGAACTCTCCTTACAAATTGTGCACAAGCTGTTGCTGCAGGTAATCAAAGAACAGCAAATGAGCTTCTGAAGCAGATCAGGCAAAGTTCTTCTCCTTTGGGTGATGGGATGCAGAGGCTGGCCCATTATTTCGCTGATGGGCTTGAAGCCCGGATGGCTGGTTCCGGTACTCATATTTATAAAGCCCTTATTACACGGCCCGTATCAGCATCTGATGTATTGAAAGCTTACCACCTACTGCTTGCTGCCTGCCCGTTTCGGACGATGTCTAGCTTTTTCTCGAATAAGACAATTATGAATCTAGCTGAAAAGGCTTCGACAGTACATATTATAGATATTGGCATTATGTGGGGTTTCCAATGGCCTGGTCTAATACAACGTCTCTCTTCTAGACTAGGTGGACCCCTCAAGCTTCGTATAACCGGGATTGATTTTCCGCATCCTGGTTTCCGACCAGCAGAGAGAGTTGAGGAAACGGGGAGACGGTTAGCTAATTATGCTGAGAGCTTCAATGTTCCTTTCGAGTTCAATGCTATAGCGCAGAAGTGGGAAACGGTTAAACTTGAGGATCTTAAGATCAATAAGGGTGAGGTTCTTGTGGTAAACTGTCTGTACCGTTTTAGGAATCTACTTGATGAGACTGTGGTGGTGAATAGTCCAAGAGATGTTGTTCTGAATCTTATCAGGCAGTTGAATCCAGATGTTTTCATACAGGGGATTGTAAATGGTGGTTATAATGTCCCATTCTTTATCTCACGATTCCGCGAGGCTATTTTTCACTACTCGTCGTTGTTTGATATGCTTGATGCTATTATTCCCCGGGAAGTACATGAGAGAATGCTGGTTGAAAAGAATATACTTGGTCGGGAGGCAATGAATGTCATCGCGTGCGAAGGTGCTGAGAGAATTGAGAGGCCAGAAACATACAAGCGGTGGCAAGTCCGAATTATGAAGGCTGGTTTTCGACAGCTTCCTTTGGATGAGGAGATCATGAGAATGACAACAGAACGGTTCAAGGTGTTTGACAAGAACTTCGGGATTGATGTAGATAGTGAATGGCTACTGCAGGGATGGAAGGGTCGTATCGGATATGCACTTTCAACATGGAAGGCAGCTTATTAAATTTGTTTACGTTCAGCAGCCATGATATCTCTCTGCCCCTTGTAAACAATGAGCTGATGAATGGTATTCACTTTTCCAAGTGCTAGTTATTCATTTATCTAGCTACCTTTTTTCTAGTGCCAATGCAACAAATTGTCACTTTTTCTAGTGTTAATTTGACAAGTGCAACCGTGAATGGCTGAATGCTATGTTAATATCACTGCTTTGCTTATAGAGGAATGACAATGATTTTGGAGCAGCATCTGTGTCTGCTGCTACTCATTTTGCCAGGACATAACATTAAAAGTATTGAACAAATAGGTAATATGTGTGTTGGTTTCTTTTCATTTGTACTTTATATCAGC contains these protein-coding regions:
- the LOC132068310 gene encoding scarecrow-like protein 33, encoding MKIDEGFMGFYDYEAGLAIKSEDEACPFFPDPNLMNNLRVSDNLVNSNADISPFQSVVELYTEARSFFPDPNLINNLRVGDNLVNRNVDISSFQSVTEPNTEARSFFPDQNLISNLRVSDSLVDSNVGISQFQSDVEPNAFVPSTADDAFHEDYDFSDVVLKYINQMLMEEDIEEKNCMFQEPAALQAAERLFYDLIGQKYPPQNHEKPSNLGQNGHYTDHSSFSYSEYDGSDDVSHVPHVTDGVALHSTSRSSYSSSGNLGQHGHYTADHSSFYCSRNDGRSDGLLCPNWNLDLGEDDVSHVSDDVALHSTSRSSYSSSGTITDVHVDSPVITERVPDIFSDRESIMQFKKGVEEASKFLPTGNSLLADVRYNVAGKEQYEERKDAVLKYGQKQSPERSRGKKNTLHEDVVDSTEGKNNKQSAVFSESIVRSEMFDSVLLCNAGKNESALRETFQAISRQNALENGPSKGSNGKKLQGKKKRGKRDVVDLRTLLTNCAQAVAAGNQRTANELLKQIRQSSSPLGDGMQRLAHYFADGLEARMAGSGTHIYKALITRPVSASDVLKAYHLLLAACPFRTMSSFFSNKTIMNLAEKASTVHIIDIGIMWGFQWPGLIQRLSSRLGGPLKLRITGIDFPHPGFRPAERVEETGRRLANYAESFNVPFEFNAIAQKWETVKLEDLKINKGEVLVVNCLYRFRNLLDETVVVNSPRDVVLNLIRQLNPDVFIQGIVNGGYNVPFFISRFREAIFHYSSLFDMLDAIIPREVHERMLVEKNILGREAMNVIACEGAERIERPETYKRWQVRIMKAGFRQLPLDEEIMRMTTERFKVFDKNFGIDVDSEWLLQGWKGRIGYALSTWKAAY